The Paenibacillus sp. RUD330 genome has a segment encoding these proteins:
- a CDS encoding FixH family protein, which yields MKRKKRIAGMMIAASSLLFSGCTADMSGRDANGFIPYLSVDMKVPTDLKLGMDKTFSIQVEENGKPYEGFYKAQFQFWPEDGSSPPLTVPGVMSSPGLYTASPAFDKEGVYRVKFSGISAEYEIMPAKRFAIGAQASKHLTELEKQENDAPSTPAAGGHHH from the coding sequence TTGAAAAGAAAAAAACGCATAGCTGGAATGATGATCGCGGCGAGTTCCCTCCTGTTCAGCGGCTGCACGGCCGATATGTCCGGACGAGATGCCAACGGCTTTATTCCTTATCTTAGCGTGGATATGAAAGTGCCTACTGACCTGAAGCTGGGCATGGACAAGACGTTTTCCATCCAGGTCGAAGAAAACGGCAAGCCGTACGAAGGCTTTTACAAAGCCCAGTTCCAATTCTGGCCGGAGGACGGCTCCTCCCCTCCTCTCACCGTTCCGGGCGTGATGTCCTCTCCGGGTTTGTATACGGCTTCACCTGCTTTCGATAAGGAAGGGGTTTACAGGGTGAAATTCAGCGGTATATCAGCGGAATATGAGATTATGCCGGCAAAGCGCTTTGCGATCGGCGCACAGGCCTCCAAGCATTTGACCGAGCTTGAAAAGCAAGAAAACGATGCCCCCTCCACCCCTGCTGCCGGCGGGCATCATCACTGA
- a CDS encoding response regulator transcription factor translates to METRVKVLVVDDHSMAREGVRELLKEDSAFVIVGEASSGKEGLELVRLLQPDLILMDIRMAGMDGLETTKRIKMVYPWIKIVMMTVSDDISDLFEAVKKGAQGYLLKNLQPGTWLSYLRAIVSDETPMSKELASMVLKEFQAYPADYSAVSPLTNREREILSCVAKGLINKKIAEELTISEHTVKNHLKNILAKLQLANRVQLTRYAYEQGLIDRDVLPPDRHRF, encoded by the coding sequence ATGGAAACAAGAGTAAAGGTGCTTGTCGTGGATGACCACTCCATGGCGCGCGAAGGCGTTCGAGAGCTTTTAAAGGAAGATTCCGCTTTTGTCATCGTGGGAGAAGCTTCAAGCGGGAAGGAAGGCTTGGAGCTGGTCAGGCTGCTGCAGCCGGACTTGATTCTGATGGATATCCGCATGGCTGGAATGGACGGCCTGGAGACGACAAAACGGATCAAGATGGTCTACCCCTGGATCAAGATCGTGATGATGACCGTTTCGGATGATATATCCGATCTGTTCGAGGCAGTAAAAAAAGGGGCGCAGGGATACCTGCTCAAAAACCTGCAACCCGGAACCTGGCTGAGCTATCTAAGAGCGATCGTATCCGATGAAACCCCCATGTCCAAAGAGCTCGCTTCCATGGTCTTAAAGGAATTTCAAGCCTATCCTGCCGATTATTCCGCCGTGTCGCCTTTAACGAACAGGGAACGTGAAATTCTTTCCTGCGTGGCCAAAGGGCTGATCAATAAAAAGATTGCGGAGGAGCTGACGATCTCCGAGCATACCGTCAAAAATCACTTGAAGAACATCCTGGCCAAGCTTCAGCTCGCCAATCGGGTCCAGCTGACGCGGTATGCTTACGAGCAAGGTCTTATAGACCGCGACGTCCTGCCGCCGGATCGTCATCGGTTCTAG
- a CDS encoding cytochrome c, with translation MKWFMGIVLLLAAVLAVYLLSFRLPEPQRTAVQDNAAFSSTPADAAAAATIYKSSCLPCHGGNLQGGMGPSLKTIGSSWSKEQLYRQISQGGGGMPGFKSKLEENDIVNLTLWLSEQK, from the coding sequence ATGAAATGGTTCATGGGGATTGTCCTTCTTCTAGCGGCTGTCCTGGCTGTCTATTTGCTCTCGTTCCGCCTGCCTGAACCGCAGCGGACGGCAGTCCAGGACAACGCGGCATTTTCGAGCACGCCCGCAGATGCGGCAGCTGCGGCAACCATCTACAAGTCCAGCTGCCTTCCATGCCATGGAGGCAATCTCCAAGGAGGCATGGGGCCTTCCCTGAAGACGATCGGAAGCAGCTGGAGCAAAGAGCAGCTATACCGGCAGATCAGTCAAGGAGGCGGCGGCATGCCCGGCTTCAAATCCAAGCTGGAGGAGAACGATATCGTCAACCTCACTCTATGGCTGTCTGAACAGAAGTAG
- a CDS encoding response regulator transcription factor encodes MKRPSILVISEKPSVRNQVMRSGLKANWTVRVEGDGAGGLLQALQEPYDVVLAESNLKDIDGCTICCEVKKQTEASFILLRAEEQKSSSIQAFENGADDCISWPISEKELVLRVNALVYRSFAVLSPLHKSRRPYLLKLDPAHLICWIHNKPVVLAPMEFELLSCLRNCPNQVLSRNELLIRTRSSAFRKNLRSPSIHARTIDTHIMNLRAKLEEALPGSSKWIQTVRGEGYRLIERLQR; translated from the coding sequence ATGAAGCGGCCAAGCATTCTGGTCATCAGCGAGAAGCCTTCCGTTCGCAATCAAGTCATGCGCAGCGGCTTGAAGGCGAACTGGACGGTTCGCGTCGAAGGGGACGGAGCAGGCGGACTTCTCCAAGCACTTCAGGAGCCTTACGATGTCGTCCTCGCCGAATCCAATCTTAAGGATATTGACGGCTGCACGATCTGCTGCGAAGTTAAAAAGCAAACAGAAGCTTCTTTTATTCTGCTCCGAGCCGAGGAGCAGAAATCGTCTTCTATCCAGGCGTTCGAGAATGGCGCGGATGATTGCATCAGCTGGCCGATCAGCGAAAAGGAGCTTGTCCTGCGGGTGAATGCCCTTGTGTACCGATCCTTTGCCGTGCTTTCTCCCCTCCATAAGTCGAGACGACCCTATTTACTGAAGCTTGATCCGGCTCACCTGATCTGTTGGATTCACAATAAGCCGGTCGTACTGGCGCCCATGGAGTTCGAGCTCCTCTCCTGCCTGAGAAACTGTCCGAATCAAGTGCTTTCCAGAAACGAGCTCTTGATCCGCACACGCTCTTCCGCTTTTCGAAAAAACTTGCGGAGTCCATCTATTCATGCCAGGACGATCGATACCCACATCATGAATTTAAGGGCCAAGCTGGAAGAAGCCCTGCCGGGATCTTCGAAATGGATCCAGACGGTTCGCGGAGAAGGGTACCGGTTGATCGAGAGACTTCAGCGGTGA